In the genome of cyanobacterium endosymbiont of Braarudosphaera bigelowii, one region contains:
- a CDS encoding cobalt-precorrin-6A reductase: MKNNGKLWLIGGTGDSAKIAKVIAENFFPYLVTVTTLQAIHLYKDDPNVSISIGKLSIKDIQNFCRKEKVKGIIDASHPFAENISRYAINIAQSYAIPYMRYERPSLPLDSQVIYLDSFKTLITKEYLAKKRVLLTVGCKVLPMFNPCHQQSLLFARILPRLSSLKIALAAGFREENIIGVRPPINLELEKAICKQWKIDMVVTKASGKQGGEDIKKRLSKALGISLIIIQRPNINYPKSTQQISDIIGFCYECLKQ, from the coding sequence ATGAAAAACAATGGAAAACTTTGGTTAATTGGAGGAACAGGAGATAGTGCCAAAATAGCAAAAGTAATTGCTGAAAACTTTTTTCCTTATTTAGTTACAGTCACTACTTTACAAGCTATTCATCTTTACAAAGATGATCCAAATGTTAGTATAAGTATAGGTAAACTAAGTATAAAAGATATTCAGAACTTTTGTCGTAAAGAAAAAGTAAAAGGAATTATCGATGCATCACATCCATTTGCTGAAAACATTTCACGATATGCGATTAATATTGCTCAATCTTATGCAATACCGTACATGCGTTATGAGAGACCTTCCTTGCCTTTAGATTCACAAGTAATTTATTTGGATAGCTTTAAAACTCTAATTACAAAAGAATATTTAGCGAAGAAAAGAGTTCTACTTACAGTAGGTTGTAAAGTTTTACCCATGTTTAATCCATGCCATCAACAATCTTTGTTGTTTGCACGAATCCTTCCTAGGTTAAGTTCTCTAAAAATAGCCTTGGCTGCAGGATTTAGAGAGGAAAATATTATTGGTGTACGTCCTCCTATAAATTTAGAACTAGAAAAAGCTATATGTAAACAATGGAAAATCGATATGGTAGTCACAAAAGCTTCAGGAAAACAAGGTGGAGAGGATATTAAAAAAAGGCTTTCTAAAGCACTTGGAATTTCTCTAATTATCATTCAACGTCCTAATATAAATTATCCTAAATCTACACAACAGATATCTGATATTATCGGTTTTTGTTACGAGTGCTTAAAACAATAA
- a CDS encoding cobyrinate a,c-diamide synthase, whose protein sequence is MALIIAGDRSGTGKTTITLALLSFLRQKKAKVQSFKVGPDYIDPMFHTYITGRYCRNLDPLITSEDYVKYCFDKNCQEADYGLVEGVMGLFDGIPLNQVNYSNIKLENKSTLHYSSTAHIALLLDIPIVLVIDCRHLSASIAAIVYGYRFLNSNINILGVILNRVKSERHLALLKASLESIDVLILGSIYYQDDLVIPDRHLGLIPVNELTNLEIIFDKLAYLAQNCLNWDFLVKKSKITTSRFKVNMLCRELPITSPSHLKIAVANDKAFNFYYADNLDLLKSLGAELVYWSPVKDEILPKDVAGIYIGGGFPEMFAQLLSNNRKSIKSLRLAASNGMPIYAECGGLMYLCENIITLEGDSWPMARILPTVATMGHGLALGYRQAVASRSGFILKYGETFWGHEFHRSRLTIRPSYPALKLSNWYGEAQNYDEGWCNYNIYASYLHLHFGNYIKIPKRFLLHCTNFSKFSAIQY, encoded by the coding sequence GTGGCTTTAATAATTGCAGGTGATCGTAGTGGAACTGGTAAAACCACAATAACTCTTGCTTTACTATCATTTTTGCGCCAAAAAAAAGCAAAAGTTCAATCTTTCAAAGTTGGCCCAGACTATATAGATCCTATGTTTCATACTTATATTACTGGGAGATATTGTCGTAACTTAGATCCTTTGATAACTTCTGAAGATTATGTTAAATATTGTTTTGATAAGAATTGCCAAGAAGCTGATTATGGTTTAGTAGAAGGAGTTATGGGCTTATTTGATGGAATTCCTTTAAATCAAGTTAATTATAGTAATATAAAACTAGAGAATAAATCTACGCTGCACTATTCCAGTACTGCTCATATTGCATTATTACTAGATATACCAATAGTCCTTGTTATTGATTGTAGACATCTTTCAGCATCAATAGCCGCAATTGTCTATGGCTACCGTTTTTTGAATTCTAATATAAACATCTTAGGAGTAATCCTCAACCGTGTAAAAAGTGAACGTCATTTAGCATTATTGAAAGCATCCTTAGAATCTATTGATGTTTTAATATTAGGAAGTATTTATTATCAAGATGATTTAGTAATCCCAGATCGTCATTTAGGGTTAATTCCTGTTAATGAATTAACTAATCTTGAAATAATTTTTGATAAACTAGCCTATCTAGCTCAAAATTGTCTTAATTGGGATTTTTTAGTTAAGAAATCAAAAATAACAACTTCGCGTTTCAAAGTTAATATGCTATGTCGCGAGCTTCCTATTACTTCGCCTTCCCATCTTAAAATAGCAGTTGCGAATGATAAAGCATTTAATTTTTATTATGCTGACAATTTGGATTTATTAAAGAGTTTAGGAGCTGAATTAGTTTACTGGAGTCCTGTGAAAGATGAAATTTTACCAAAAGATGTTGCAGGAATTTATATAGGAGGGGGGTTCCCAGAAATGTTTGCTCAACTACTATCCAATAATAGAAAATCTATAAAATCTTTAAGGTTAGCTGCCTCTAATGGTATGCCAATATATGCAGAGTGTGGAGGATTAATGTATCTCTGTGAAAACATTATTACTTTAGAGGGAGATTCTTGGCCAATGGCAAGAATATTACCAACTGTCGCAACAATGGGACATGGTTTAGCTTTAGGATACAGACAAGCAGTTGCTTCCCGTTCAGGATTTATATTGAAATATGGTGAAACTTTTTGGGGACATGAGTTTCATCGCTCTAGATTAACAATCAGGCCTTCTTATCCTGCTCTTAAACTTTCTAATTGGTATGGGGAAGCCCAGAATTATGACGAAGGATGGTGCAATTATAATATTTACGCCTCCTATTTGCATTTACATTTTGGTAATTATATAAAAATTCCAAAAAGATTCTTGCTTCATTGTACTAACTTTTCAAAATTTTCCGCGATACAGTATTGA
- a CDS encoding COP23 domain-containing protein: MVNISTKFIAFGTLVTVGMFSSVPEVQAQHFKYPETRMVGEGSPSTVEWSSNPGPRAFERKVQKVAFECIPQADGSYITEEKVVEITFNPAQYPVYVENDLSTQYVAFGELTGMPMIQWTENRPSSHKDGLYTPESRCQTVSARLTNLAYSFGATTPVEVAQEFNSRMNVGKVNGERVIFISNKPQKAATENVVFTLKPENGNTFAASQRALAQFQNSISGSIGGSGNPGELPPIVE, translated from the coding sequence ATGGTTAATATTTCAACAAAGTTTATCGCTTTCGGTACATTAGTTACTGTTGGTATGTTTAGTTCAGTTCCCGAAGTACAAGCTCAACATTTTAAGTACCCAGAAACTAGAATGGTTGGTGAAGGATCTCCTTCTACAGTTGAATGGAGTAGTAATCCTGGCCCTCGTGCTTTTGAACGCAAAGTTCAAAAAGTAGCTTTTGAATGTATTCCTCAAGCTGATGGATCCTATATTACTGAAGAAAAAGTAGTAGAGATTACATTTAATCCTGCTCAATATCCTGTTTATGTAGAAAATGATCTTTCTACTCAGTATGTTGCTTTTGGGGAGCTGACTGGAATGCCTATGATTCAATGGACAGAGAATCGTCCTTCTAGTCATAAAGATGGACTTTATACACCTGAAAGTAGATGCCAAACTGTTAGTGCACGTTTAACGAATCTCGCTTATTCTTTTGGTGCCACTACACCTGTTGAAGTTGCTCAAGAATTCAATAGTAGAATGAATGTCGGTAAAGTTAATGGAGAACGGGTAATCTTCATTTCTAACAAACCCCAAAAAGCTGCTACTGAGAATGTAGTTTTTACACTAAAACCTGAAAATGGAAATACGTTTGCTGCTTCACAAAGAGCTCTTGCTCAATTTCAAAACTCCATATCAGGAAGTATTGGTGGTTCAGGAAACCCTGGTGAACTACCTCCTATCGTAGAGTAG
- a CDS encoding efflux RND transporter periplasmic adaptor subunit: protein METLVPSKLNRPLPLILIMVTGGIIFIGGLTYKVAKTSILKNNLNNIVAVAKQESLITDIEVDGILEPIENVEISPKYPGRLVQLLTKQGEKVKQGQILALMERAEIRAQGKVAEAKYGESLAEMEAAKIRIPSEIQKAQTQQIRAEARLGEVQTKLEQVSKKIPKKIEKVKAELVSSQSNLQLSTSRMKRGEELLQEGVISQDDFDKLLNNYHKAKAIFLKNGTSLKQITSSQNLEIDQLRQEALQAKAEVTEAHIVVEEYKKIAKNEFARLESLINGSKAQLEQVVIKFEDTAIRAPIDGLVMRQYASPGEYINPISASLNSIISLAKGLKVTAEIPEIDINRIEQGQLVTITTNVYPEQLFQGQVAKISSEKVLADKTKVFKVTIKLITGQNNLLPEMNLKVSFSEKRIPNTLTIPNNTIITKEGKAGVVLINKFDHPEFQPIILGKVFGNKTQILFGLNPGDKLLINSLKKVNNI, encoded by the coding sequence ATGGAGACTCTTGTGCCTAGTAAGTTAAACCGTCCTCTTCCACTGATTTTAATCATGGTAACAGGAGGAATAATTTTTATTGGAGGATTAACCTACAAAGTAGCTAAAACTTCTATCTTGAAAAATAATCTTAACAACATAGTTGCAGTTGCTAAGCAGGAAAGCTTGATTACTGATATAGAAGTCGACGGTATATTAGAACCTATTGAAAATGTTGAAATTAGTCCTAAATATCCAGGTAGGTTAGTTCAATTACTTACTAAACAAGGAGAAAAAGTCAAACAAGGACAAATATTGGCATTAATGGAACGTGCAGAAATTAGAGCTCAAGGAAAAGTAGCTGAAGCTAAGTACGGTGAATCTTTAGCTGAAATGGAAGCAGCTAAAATACGTATTCCTAGTGAAATTCAAAAAGCACAAACTCAACAGATTAGAGCAGAAGCTAGATTAGGAGAAGTTCAAACTAAGTTAGAACAAGTGAGTAAGAAAATTCCTAAAAAAATTGAAAAAGTTAAAGCAGAACTGGTTTCGTCTCAATCGAATTTGCAATTATCTACTTCTAGAATGAAACGAGGTGAAGAACTATTACAAGAAGGAGTTATTTCTCAAGATGATTTTGATAAACTTCTGAATAATTATCATAAAGCTAAAGCAATTTTTCTCAAAAACGGAACATCTTTAAAACAAATTACTAGTTCGCAAAATTTAGAGATTGATCAACTAAGACAAGAAGCTTTACAAGCTAAAGCAGAAGTTACTGAAGCACATATTGTAGTTGAAGAATATAAAAAAATTGCTAAAAACGAATTTGCCCGCTTGGAATCCTTAATTAATGGATCTAAGGCTCAACTAGAACAAGTTGTGATTAAATTTGAAGATACTGCTATTCGTGCCCCTATTGATGGTCTTGTAATGAGACAATACGCTAGCCCAGGTGAATATATTAATCCTATCTCAGCTTCTCTGAACTCAATTATTTCCTTAGCAAAAGGATTAAAAGTAACTGCAGAAATTCCAGAAATTGATATTAATAGAATAGAACAAGGACAACTAGTAACCATTACTACTAATGTTTACCCTGAACAATTATTTCAAGGACAAGTTGCTAAAATTTCTTCAGAAAAAGTTTTAGCAGACAAGACAAAAGTATTCAAGGTTACTATCAAATTGATTACTGGACAAAATAATCTACTTCCTGAAATGAATTTAAAAGTATCTTTTTCAGAAAAAAGAATACCTAATACTTTAACTATTCCGAACAACACAATTATAACTAAAGAAGGAAAAGCAGGTGTTGTACTTATAAATAAATTTGATCATCCTGAATTCCAACCAATTATCTTAGGTAAAGTTTTTGGTAATAAAACTCAGATACTTTTTGGATTAAATCCAGGAGATAAATTATTAATTAATTCTTTAAAAAAAGTAAACAATATTTAA
- the murQ gene encoding N-acetylmuramic acid 6-phosphate etherase, whose protein sequence is MNNIRERGYLLTEQINPKSKNLDQLTSIELVDLFNEEDINTIEAINKARLELAKSIEVISQALKDGGKLFYIGAGTSGRLGVLDAVECPPTFCTSPELVQGIIAGGNSSLTRSSEDLEDSFQDGEKEILQKEITDKDVVIGISAGGTTPFVHGALNAARKKLSTTIAISCVPIEQVPISVDINIRLLTGPEILAGSTRLKAGTATKMALNIISTGVMVKLGKVYENRMIDVAITNLKLYDRALRILQELTNLSRQDAILLLEDSNKQVKLALLRYWTGITSKDGQSLLDLYQGNLKSALSYFNKLKINE, encoded by the coding sequence ATGAACAATATAAGAGAAAGAGGATATCTTTTAACTGAACAGATTAATCCTAAAAGTAAAAATTTAGACCAACTGACTTCTATTGAGCTAGTAGATCTTTTTAATGAAGAAGACATCAATACAATTGAGGCTATTAATAAAGCACGGCTAGAATTAGCCAAATCTATTGAAGTTATTAGCCAAGCACTAAAAGATGGAGGAAAATTATTCTATATTGGAGCAGGAACAAGCGGAAGATTAGGAGTCTTAGATGCAGTAGAATGTCCCCCAACTTTTTGTACTAGTCCAGAATTAGTACAGGGTATCATAGCAGGTGGAAATTCTTCTCTAACAAGAAGTTCAGAAGATTTAGAAGATAGCTTTCAAGATGGAGAAAAAGAAATTCTTCAAAAGGAAATAACAGATAAAGATGTAGTTATAGGAATTAGTGCTGGGGGAACAACTCCTTTTGTTCATGGAGCTTTAAATGCTGCAAGAAAAAAATTATCAACTACAATTGCTATTAGTTGTGTTCCAATAGAACAAGTTCCAATCAGTGTTGACATCAATATTCGATTATTAACAGGCCCTGAGATATTGGCAGGTTCTACTCGCTTAAAAGCAGGAACAGCAACCAAGATGGCTTTAAATATTATATCAACTGGAGTCATGGTAAAGTTAGGAAAAGTCTACGAAAATCGAATGATTGATGTAGCAATAACAAATTTAAAACTTTATGATCGTGCATTGCGTATCTTACAAGAATTAACTAATTTAAGCCGTCAGGATGCAATTTTATTATTAGAGGATAGTAATAAACAAGTAAAATTAGCACTATTACGTTATTGGACAGGAATTACATCAAAAGATGGTCAAAGTCTTTTAGATCTTTATCAAGGTAATCTAAAATCTGCACTTAGTTATTTTAATAAGTTAAAAATAAATGAGTAG
- the prmA gene encoding 50S ribosomal protein L11 methyltransferase → MSTSWWEITILCHPNLEDLICWRLDQFGCLGTSREVRGKFYTIQTYIPKLKYQSLEISTLFFWFHQDALNLCLPKPLASWKLINDEDWNNRWKKYWQPTEIGQHFLVYPAWLTISKNTKKIVLRLDPGTVFGTGTHPTTQLSLNFLEMCLVNQLKNISILDIGTGSGILAIAAALLGANKVHAIDVDYLAVDVALNNQCLNKINPNVLTIYQQSIDQLSKSMPNKFDGIICNILAETMIHKFPKLSKLAKPNTWMILSGILLDQSENVINILEKYGWTVTNYSQKEQWCAYRICKVKKI, encoded by the coding sequence ATGTCAACTAGTTGGTGGGAAATTACAATTTTATGTCATCCTAATTTAGAAGATTTAATATGTTGGCGTCTAGATCAGTTTGGATGCCTAGGTACCTCAAGAGAGGTTAGAGGAAAATTTTATACTATTCAAACCTATATTCCTAAATTAAAATATCAATCTTTAGAAATTTCTACTTTATTCTTTTGGTTTCATCAAGACGCATTAAATTTATGTCTGCCTAAACCACTTGCTTCCTGGAAATTAATTAATGATGAAGATTGGAACAATAGATGGAAAAAATATTGGCAACCTACAGAGATAGGTCAACATTTTCTTGTTTATCCTGCTTGGCTAACTATCTCCAAAAATACAAAAAAAATAGTTTTACGGCTTGATCCAGGAACAGTTTTTGGGACAGGGACCCATCCTACTACACAATTATCTTTAAATTTTTTAGAAATGTGCTTGGTTAATCAGTTAAAAAATATCTCTATTTTAGATATTGGGACAGGTTCAGGCATTCTTGCGATCGCTGCTGCTTTATTAGGGGCAAACAAAGTACATGCTATTGATGTTGATTATTTAGCAGTTGATGTAGCATTGAATAATCAATGTCTTAATAAAATTAACCCAAATGTTTTGACAATTTATCAACAGAGTATTGATCAACTATCAAAATCAATGCCTAATAAATTTGACGGAATTATTTGCAATATTTTAGCTGAGACAATGATTCATAAATTTCCAAAACTTTCTAAGTTAGCAAAACCTAATACATGGATGATTCTGAGTGGAATTTTATTAGATCAATCAGAAAACGTTATCAATATTTTAGAAAAATATGGATGGACGGTAACCAATTATTCCCAAAAAGAACAGTGGTGCGCCTATAGAATCTGTAAAGTAAAAAAAATATAA
- the dapB gene encoding 4-hydroxy-tetrahydrodipicolinate reductase: MTIESPIPVIVNGAGGKMGREVIKHVAESQDMILIGAVDINPNYLGKDIGELAGIKHLEIPVINDLESILITATQEKVQGVMVDFTHPNNMYNNIRSAIAYGVRPVVGTTGGLTKEQLKDLEEFADKASTGCLIIPNFSIGIVLLQKAAIEASKYFDDVEIIESHHNHKIDAPSGTAIQTAEILAESGKIYNVSCMEETETIKFSRGCLASNNIRVHSIRLPGLIAHQEVIFGSEGQVYTLRHDTSNRTCYMPGILLAIRQVTRLKSLVYGLEKIL; encoded by the coding sequence ATGACAATTGAATCACCTATTCCTGTTATTGTTAATGGTGCCGGGGGGAAAATGGGGCGTGAAGTAATTAAACATGTTGCCGAATCACAGGATATGATATTAATCGGTGCTGTAGATATAAATCCAAATTATCTCGGCAAAGATATTGGAGAATTAGCTGGAATTAAACATTTAGAAATTCCTGTTATTAATGATTTAGAGAGTATATTAATAACAGCTACTCAAGAAAAAGTACAAGGAGTTATGGTTGATTTTACTCATCCAAACAATATGTACAATAATATAAGAAGTGCGATTGCTTATGGGGTACGTCCTGTTGTAGGAACTACAGGGGGGTTAACAAAAGAACAGTTAAAAGATTTAGAAGAATTTGCAGATAAAGCAAGTACTGGATGTTTAATTATTCCTAATTTTTCCATAGGAATAGTATTACTCCAGAAAGCTGCAATAGAAGCTTCGAAGTACTTTGATGATGTTGAAATCATTGAATCTCATCATAATCATAAAATAGATGCTCCTAGTGGTACTGCAATCCAAACAGCTGAAATACTGGCTGAATCTGGGAAAATTTATAATGTTTCTTGTATGGAAGAAACAGAAACTATAAAATTTTCTAGGGGTTGCTTAGCATCCAATAATATTAGAGTGCATAGCATTCGCTTACCTGGACTAATTGCTCATCAGGAAGTAATTTTTGGTTCGGAAGGACAAGTTTATACGCTCCGTCATGATACTAGTAACAGAACATGCTATATGCCAGGCATATTACTTGCTATCAGACAAGTAACTCGGTTAAAGTCTTTGGTCTATGGATTAGAGAAGATTCTTTAG
- the dnaK gene encoding molecular chaperone DnaK, which produces MGKIVGIDLGTTNSCVAVMEGGKPTVIANAEGFRTTPSVVAYTKGGDRLVGQIAKRQAVMNPENTFYSVKRFIGRKHDEISSGSSDVSYNIAKDGNGNVKLECSAQDKQFSAEEISAQVLRKLVEDASKYLGEKVTEAVITVPAYFNDSQRQATKDAGKIAGIEVKRIINEPTAASLAYGLDKKNNETILVFDLGGGTFDVSILEVGDGVFEVLSTSGDTHLGGDDFDKKIVDYLAGTFQKNEGIDLRKDKQALQRLTEAAEKAKIELSGVTQSEINLPFITATQEGPKHLDITLTRAQFEELCSDLIDRSRVPVEKSMKDAKLTKDDIHEVVLVGGSTRIPAVQELVKKILGKDPNKGVNPDEVVAMGAAIQGGVLAGEVKDILLLDVTPLSLGVETLGGVMTKIIPRNATIPTKKSEVFSTAVDSQSNVEIHVLQGEREMAKDNKDLGLFRLDGIPPAPRGVPQIEVTFDIDANGILNVTAKDKGTGKEQSISITGASTLPDKEVDRMVKEAEENANEDKERREKIDRKNQADSLVYQGEKQLKELEDKVSADNKAKAEDLIKQLKEAIAEDNDDNIKSLTEELQQLLYSIGTSVYQQSESDPNIPNPDSDNTSDASSGDVPNTGDDVIDAEFSESK; this is translated from the coding sequence ATGGGAAAAATTGTCGGAATTGATTTAGGAACTACTAATTCTTGTGTCGCAGTAATGGAAGGCGGGAAACCAACTGTTATAGCTAATGCAGAAGGATTCCGCACTACTCCTTCTGTAGTCGCTTACACAAAAGGTGGTGATCGTTTAGTAGGTCAAATTGCTAAGCGTCAAGCAGTAATGAATCCGGAAAATACATTTTACTCAGTTAAACGTTTTATAGGTCGCAAACACGATGAAATAAGCTCAGGCTCTAGTGATGTATCATACAATATCGCAAAAGATGGGAATGGTAACGTTAAACTAGAATGTTCTGCTCAAGACAAGCAATTCTCTGCTGAGGAAATATCAGCTCAAGTTCTACGCAAGTTAGTTGAAGATGCAAGTAAATATCTTGGAGAGAAGGTAACTGAAGCAGTAATAACTGTTCCTGCCTATTTTAATGATTCTCAGCGTCAAGCAACAAAAGATGCAGGGAAAATTGCTGGCATTGAAGTTAAACGTATTATCAATGAACCTACAGCTGCATCTCTAGCTTATGGTCTAGATAAAAAAAATAATGAAACTATTTTAGTTTTTGATTTAGGTGGTGGAACTTTTGACGTGTCCATTCTAGAAGTAGGAGATGGTGTATTTGAAGTGCTATCCACTTCTGGTGACACTCATCTGGGAGGAGATGATTTTGATAAGAAAATAGTTGATTATCTAGCTGGTACATTTCAAAAAAATGAAGGTATCGATCTTCGTAAAGATAAGCAAGCCTTACAGCGCTTAACAGAAGCAGCAGAAAAAGCTAAGATAGAATTATCCGGAGTTACTCAAAGTGAAATTAATCTTCCTTTTATTACGGCTACACAGGAAGGTCCTAAACATCTCGATATTACTCTTACAAGAGCACAGTTTGAAGAGCTTTGTTCTGATCTAATTGATCGTTCTCGTGTTCCTGTAGAGAAATCGATGAAAGATGCAAAGTTAACTAAAGATGATATTCATGAAGTAGTCTTAGTTGGAGGCTCCACACGTATTCCTGCGGTGCAAGAACTAGTTAAAAAAATCTTAGGGAAAGATCCTAACAAAGGAGTTAATCCTGATGAAGTTGTAGCTATGGGAGCTGCTATTCAAGGAGGAGTCCTAGCAGGGGAGGTTAAAGATATTTTACTTCTCGATGTTACTCCACTATCACTCGGAGTAGAGACTTTAGGTGGTGTAATGACAAAAATTATTCCTCGTAACGCTACTATTCCAACAAAAAAATCCGAAGTTTTTTCTACTGCAGTTGATAGTCAAAGTAATGTAGAAATTCATGTGCTTCAAGGAGAACGTGAAATGGCTAAGGATAATAAGGATCTAGGTTTATTCCGTCTTGATGGTATTCCCCCAGCACCCCGTGGTGTTCCTCAAATCGAAGTAACTTTTGATATCGATGCAAATGGTATCCTTAACGTAACAGCTAAAGATAAAGGAACTGGTAAAGAGCAATCTATAAGTATTACTGGAGCTTCCACATTACCAGATAAAGAAGTTGACAGAATGGTCAAGGAAGCTGAAGAAAATGCGAATGAAGATAAAGAACGTAGAGAAAAAATTGATCGTAAAAATCAAGCTGACTCGCTAGTTTATCAAGGAGAAAAGCAACTCAAAGAACTAGAGGATAAAGTATCAGCTGATAATAAAGCTAAAGCTGAAGACTTAATTAAACAATTAAAAGAAGCAATTGCTGAAGATAATGATGATAATATAAAATCATTAACTGAAGAGTTGCAACAGCTTCTTTACAGTATTGGCACAAGTGTTTATCAGCAGTCAGAGTCAGATCCAAATATTCCGAATCCAGATTCTGATAATACTTCTGATGCAAGCTCAGGAGATGTTCCTAATACCGGTGATGATGTAATAGATGCTGAATTCTCAGAATCTAAATAG
- a CDS encoding DUF3110 domain-containing protein, producing the protein MSKIYALLFNVRTENEAIHTVQIGDRNKILMFESEDDAMRYSLLLEAQDFPVPTIESFDSDEIKEFCKQADYDWEIISNEELAIPPEKNVEKFSWKNEKDFQETTKKNTDEVQMSTEQLDTIRRQLEGLL; encoded by the coding sequence ATGAGTAAAATATATGCTTTGCTTTTTAATGTTCGTACTGAGAATGAGGCTATTCATACAGTACAAATAGGTGATCGTAATAAAATACTAATGTTTGAGTCTGAAGATGATGCCATGCGCTATTCTTTACTTCTAGAGGCCCAAGATTTTCCGGTACCAACAATTGAATCTTTTGATTCAGATGAAATAAAAGAATTTTGTAAACAAGCTGATTATGATTGGGAAATCATCTCAAATGAAGAGCTCGCTATTCCACCTGAAAAAAATGTAGAAAAGTTTTCGTGGAAGAATGAAAAAGATTTTCAAGAGACTACTAAGAAAAATACAGATGAAGTACAAATGTCTACTGAACAACTGGATACAATTCGTCGTCAATTAGAAGGACTACTATAA
- a CDS encoding class I SAM-dependent methyltransferase: MSILETISDKVQSTIHKRITFSDYMNLVLYDPHQGYYGSGKVNIGPKGDFFTSSSLGQDFGELLAEQFKEMADILGYPNNFTLIEVGAGHAILASDILTYLEKKYPKFYQNLDYIIIEESEALIKEQKNYLKHINKITWSSWEDISNNSVIGCIFSNELIDAFPVHQVIVQNNELKEVYISVKDNNIQEVIQELSTPKLLDYFQLINIDLTTQYYPENYRTEVNLKALDWLKTVSNKIKKGYLITIDYGYIASKYYHPQRYQGTLSCYYQHRYHCNPYVNLGYQDITAHVDFSAMEVQGNLLGLEILGLTQQELFLISLGLGERLADLSSNKYSLSDVLARRDSLHQLIDPRGLGRFKVLIQGKGLSKIDKNIILSGLKQNFI; this comes from the coding sequence ATGAGTATATTAGAAACTATTAGTGATAAGGTCCAATCAACTATTCATAAACGTATCACTTTTTCCGACTATATGAACCTAGTTCTATATGATCCACACCAGGGATACTATGGTTCCGGAAAGGTAAATATTGGACCTAAAGGAGATTTCTTCACATCATCTTCATTAGGCCAGGATTTCGGAGAGTTATTGGCAGAACAGTTTAAAGAGATGGCTGATATCTTAGGCTATCCTAACAATTTTACTTTGATTGAAGTGGGTGCAGGCCACGCTATTTTAGCTTCTGATATACTCACATATTTGGAAAAAAAATATCCTAAATTCTACCAGAATCTTGACTATATTATTATTGAAGAATCTGAAGCATTAATTAAAGAACAAAAAAATTATTTAAAACACATTAATAAAATAACATGGAGTTCTTGGGAAGATATTTCTAATAACTCAGTAATTGGATGTATTTTTAGTAATGAATTAATAGATGCATTTCCAGTACATCAAGTTATAGTTCAAAATAATGAACTAAAAGAAGTTTATATTAGTGTCAAAGACAATAACATCCAAGAAGTCATCCAAGAATTATCAACTCCTAAACTGTTAGATTATTTCCAGTTAATTAATATAGATTTAACTACTCAATATTATCCAGAAAACTACAGAACAGAAGTTAATTTAAAAGCTTTAGATTGGTTAAAGACTGTATCAAATAAGATTAAAAAAGGATATTTAATCACAATTGATTATGGTTACATCGCTTCCAAATACTATCATCCTCAACGATATCAAGGTACTTTAAGTTGCTATTACCAACATCGATATCATTGTAACCCTTATGTTAATCTTGGATATCAAGACATAACTGCTCATGTAGATTTTTCAGCTATGGAAGTACAGGGTAATTTATTAGGATTAGAAATACTTGGGTTAACTCAACAAGAATTATTTTTGATTAGTTTAGGATTAGGTGAACGTTTAGCTGATTTATCTTCTAATAAATATTCCTTGTCAGATGTCTTAGCTAGAAGGGACAGCCTTCATCAATTAATAGATCCTAGAGGATTAGGTCGCTTTAAAGTGTTAATTCAAGGAAAAGGACTAAGTAAAATAGACAAAAACATTATTTTGTCTGGCTTGAAGCAAAATTTCATTTAA